A section of the Clostridium felsineum DSM 794 genome encodes:
- the aroE gene encoding shikimate dehydrogenase, whose protein sequence is MKELEEIRKEIDRVDKNITELFEERMKLVIKVAEYKKENNVPIIDSKREKNVIEKNIKYLKDDRYSEVLEEFYINLMQLSKKLEKKQIYSKQNDNLSTSIYGLIGGKLGHSYSPYIHKLIMKKASLNGIYNLFELPEKKVKGALETFKVINCGGLNVTIPYKVDIMEDLNDISDEARKIGAVNTIRFSQNGMSGFNTDYIGFGEMLKKFKVEIKDKVCVVLGSGGAAKAVVQYLKDNLARKIYIVSRNVQRASKDYDECIISYHELLNINGDVIINCTPVGMYPKIDASPVSKEVVSKFSSAVDLIYNPIETLFLKYANNSGIKAVNGLYMLVSQAVASQEIWNDISIGEDIVDEIYDELEAKIKS, encoded by the coding sequence ATGAAGGAACTTGAAGAAATAAGAAAAGAAATCGATAGGGTAGATAAAAATATAACAGAACTTTTTGAAGAAAGAATGAAATTAGTTATAAAGGTAGCTGAATACAAGAAAGAAAATAACGTACCAATAATAGATAGTAAAAGAGAAAAAAATGTTATAGAAAAAAATATAAAGTACCTGAAGGATGATAGATATTCAGAAGTACTTGAAGAGTTCTACATTAATCTAATGCAATTGAGTAAAAAACTCGAGAAAAAGCAGATATATAGTAAACAAAATGATAATTTATCCACATCAATATATGGACTTATAGGTGGAAAGCTTGGACATAGTTATTCACCATATATACATAAACTTATTATGAAAAAAGCTTCACTTAATGGAATTTATAATTTGTTTGAACTTCCAGAAAAAAAAGTAAAGGGAGCATTAGAGACGTTTAAAGTAATAAATTGTGGTGGGCTTAATGTAACTATACCTTATAAAGTAGATATTATGGAGGATCTTAATGATATTTCAGATGAAGCTAGAAAAATAGGAGCTGTAAATACTATTAGATTTTCACAAAATGGTATGAGTGGATTTAATACAGATTATATTGGATTCGGCGAAATGCTTAAAAAGTTTAAGGTTGAAATAAAAGATAAAGTTTGTGTTGTTTTAGGTAGTGGAGGAGCAGCAAAAGCTGTAGTACAGTATTTAAAGGATAATCTTGCTAGGAAAATATATATAGTTAGTAGAAATGTTCAGCGAGCATCTAAGGATTATGATGAATGCATTATAAGTTATCATGAGCTTTTAAATATAAATGGTGATGTTATTATAAATTGTACACCTGTAGGTATGTATCCTAAAATTGATGCATCACCAGTTAGTAAAGAAGTTGTTTCGAAGTTCTCTTCAGCTGTAGATTTAATATACAACCCAATTGAAACCTTATTTTTAAAATATGCAAATAACAGTGGTATTAAAGCTGTAAACGGTCTTTATATGTTAGTTAGTCAAGCTGTAGCATCACAGGAAATATGGAATGATATTTCTATAGGTGAAGATATAGTGGACGAAATATATGATGAATTGGAGGCGAAAATTAAATCATGA
- the aroC gene encoding chorismate synthase, translating into MSGVWGNKIKLSIFGESHGKAIGIVINGIEPGVELNLDFINGEMERRAPGRTKYSTQRNEKDNFEIVSGFFEGKTTGTPLCAFIWNGNQHSKDYSNIKDFARPSHADYTGFVKYNGFNDYRGGGHFSGRLTAPLVFAGAIAKQILMKKNVVIGSHILSIKNKKEEYFDKVNIDREMLIALTKKEFPVMDDKKGEEMKETILDAKNNLDSVGGIIECCALNIPAGKGDPFFDSCESVLSHMLFSIPAVKGVEFGEGFNITNMMGSEANDNFYTEGGEVKTYSNNNGGILGGITSGMPLVFRVAVKPTASIYKAQNTINMRTMENEEISIKGRHDPCIVLRAVPVVEAAAALSILDII; encoded by the coding sequence ATGAGTGGAGTGTGGGGGAATAAAATTAAGTTATCCATTTTTGGTGAATCACACGGAAAAGCTATTGGAATCGTAATAAATGGTATTGAACCCGGAGTAGAACTTAATCTTGATTTTATAAATGGTGAAATGGAAAGAAGAGCACCGGGAAGAACAAAGTATTCAACTCAAAGAAATGAGAAGGACAATTTTGAAATAGTAAGCGGATTCTTCGAAGGGAAAACTACAGGAACTCCACTGTGTGCTTTTATATGGAATGGAAACCAACATTCAAAGGATTATTCAAATATAAAAGATTTTGCGAGACCTTCTCATGCGGATTATACTGGTTTTGTTAAGTACAATGGTTTCAATGATTATAGGGGTGGAGGACATTTTTCAGGTAGACTTACAGCACCATTGGTATTTGCAGGTGCTATTGCAAAGCAAATTTTAATGAAAAAAAATGTTGTTATTGGAAGTCATATTCTTAGTATAAAGAATAAAAAAGAAGAATATTTTGATAAGGTAAATATAGATAGAGAGATGCTTATAGCATTAACAAAAAAGGAATTCCCTGTAATGGATGATAAAAAGGGGGAAGAGATGAAAGAAACTATATTAGATGCTAAAAATAATTTAGATTCGGTTGGAGGCATAATAGAGTGTTGTGCATTGAACATTCCAGCAGGAAAAGGAGATCCTTTCTTTGATTCTTGTGAAAGTGTATTAAGTCATATGTTATTTTCTATTCCAGCAGTAAAAGGAGTTGAATTTGGAGAAGGCTTTAATATAACTAATATGATGGGTTCAGAAGCTAACGATAATTTTTATACAGAAGGCGGAGAAGTTAAAACTTATTCGAATAATAATGGTGGTATTTTAGGTGGAATAACTAGTGGAATGCCTCTTGTGTTTAGAGTTGCAGTTAAGCCTACAGCATCCATTTATAAAGCTCAAAACACTATAAATATGAGGACTATGGAAAATGAGGAAATAAGTATAAAAGGAAGACATGATCCTTGTATAGTTTTAAGGGCTGTGCCTGTTGTTGAAGCAGCAGCTGCACTATCAATATTAGATATTATTTAA
- the aroA gene encoding 3-phosphoshikimate 1-carboxyvinyltransferase, which translates to MNCVKIRPCELKGNIKIPSSKSLGHRAIICASLSEEESIIENVNYSKDIKATCSGMSKLGALIIEVDNSTLKIKKQKVANKEKVFVDCSESGSTVRFLIPISLIEKKNAVFTGQGKLAYRPLDSYFNIFDEKEIKYSHPEGKVLPLEIDGKLSAGIFKLPGNISSQFISGLMFSLPFLDGDSVINITTDLESVGYVDMTIDMLSRFGVKIENNDYKSFYIKGNQKCKGTNYKVEGDFSQAAFWLTAGILNGDINCQNLNSDSLQGDKAIVDILKKMGGRLDERNFTAKKSQTHGIVIDASQCPDLVPILSVIGALSLGTTKIINAARLRIKESDRLKAMATELNKLGADVIELEDGLVINGKDKLKGGEVESWNDHRIAMALAVAALKCEGSVTIRGSECVAKSYPQFWSDFKKLGGDIDEWSVGE; encoded by the coding sequence TTGAATTGTGTTAAGATAAGGCCATGTGAACTAAAGGGCAATATAAAAATACCTTCATCGAAAAGCTTGGGGCATAGAGCTATAATATGTGCATCTCTTTCAGAGGAAGAGAGTATTATAGAAAATGTAAATTATTCTAAAGATATAAAGGCTACATGCAGTGGAATGAGTAAATTGGGGGCTTTAATAATAGAAGTTGATAATTCAACACTTAAAATAAAAAAACAAAAAGTAGCTAATAAGGAAAAAGTATTTGTAGATTGTAGTGAATCAGGTTCTACAGTAAGATTTCTAATTCCAATATCACTTATTGAAAAAAAGAATGCTGTATTTACAGGTCAGGGTAAATTAGCCTACAGGCCTTTAGATTCCTATTTCAATATTTTTGATGAAAAGGAAATTAAGTACTCTCATCCAGAGGGTAAAGTGCTTCCTCTTGAGATAGATGGGAAGTTAAGCGCTGGCATTTTCAAGCTTCCTGGAAATATAAGTTCTCAATTCATAAGTGGACTCATGTTTTCACTTCCTTTTTTAGATGGTGATTCAGTTATTAACATAACTACTGATTTGGAATCTGTTGGATATGTAGATATGACAATTGATATGCTAAGTAGATTTGGTGTAAAAATAGAAAATAATGATTATAAAAGTTTTTATATAAAGGGAAATCAAAAATGTAAAGGTACAAATTATAAGGTAGAAGGTGATTTTTCCCAGGCAGCATTTTGGCTTACTGCAGGAATTCTAAATGGAGATATAAATTGTCAGAATTTGAACTCTGATTCACTACAAGGTGATAAGGCCATAGTTGACATATTGAAAAAAATGGGTGGAAGATTAGATGAAAGAAATTTTACAGCAAAGAAGTCTCAAACTCATGGAATTGTTATAGATGCATCACAGTGCCCTGATTTAGTTCCCATTTTATCTGTAATTGGAGCCTTAAGCTTAGGTACTACCAAAATAATAAATGCAGCAAGGCTTAGAATAAAAGAATCGGATAGACTTAAGGCTATGGCCACAGAATTAAATAAACTTGGAGCAGATGTTATTGAGTTAGAAGATGGACTTGTAATTAATGGAAAAGATAAACTAAAAGGTGGAGAAGTAGAAAGTTGGAATGATCATAGGATAGCTATGGCACTTGCAGTTGCAGCTTTAAAATGTGAAGGCAGTGTTACTATTAGAGGAAGCGAATGTGTAGCTAAGTCGTATCCACAATTTTGGAGTGATTTTAAGAAGTTAGGAGGAGATATAGATGAGTGGAGTGTGGGGGAATAA
- the aroB gene encoding 3-dehydroquinate synthase, producing the protein MKTLNMNLGENSYSIFIEKGIMNSIGDRISNIYSGEKIVLITDDNVNGFYGDKICDNIKKSGYNVFKIVIKAGEKSKNINTLNEVYLKLAKFKITRSDLIVTLGGGVVGDLGGFAAATFLRGISYIQIPTSLLAQIDSSIGGKVAVDLEVGKNLVGNFYQPKAVFIDPLFLETLEKKFLHDGMGEVIKYGAIRDGVLFENLEKYKDDDELMENIEYVIHTCCTIKKQVVENDEKDNGERMILNFGHTIGHAVEEFFNYEKFTHGECVAYGMYAISKNSEKMGITKEGTSERLKNVIKKYELPHVVSQIENEKIYEIASLDKKSRGSFINLILIKEIGNCFIKKVDNKEACKYLRVV; encoded by the coding sequence TTGAAAACTTTAAATATGAATCTTGGAGAGAATAGCTATAGCATTTTTATTGAAAAGGGAATAATGAATTCAATTGGAGATAGAATTTCAAACATTTATTCTGGGGAAAAAATAGTGTTAATAACAGATGATAATGTAAATGGATTTTATGGTGATAAAATCTGTGATAACATAAAAAAAAGTGGGTACAATGTATTTAAAATAGTTATAAAAGCAGGTGAAAAGAGTAAAAATATAAACACACTAAATGAGGTGTATTTAAAACTTGCAAAATTCAAAATTACAAGAAGTGATCTAATAGTTACCCTTGGTGGTGGAGTTGTAGGTGATCTTGGTGGTTTTGCAGCGGCAACTTTTTTAAGAGGAATTTCTTATATTCAAATTCCAACTTCACTTTTAGCACAAATAGATAGCAGTATAGGTGGTAAGGTAGCTGTTGATTTAGAAGTTGGAAAAAACTTAGTGGGAAATTTTTATCAACCTAAAGCGGTATTTATAGATCCACTTTTTTTAGAAACCTTAGAGAAGAAATTTCTTCATGATGGAATGGGCGAAGTTATAAAATATGGTGCTATAAGAGATGGAGTGCTATTTGAGAACTTAGAAAAATACAAAGATGATGATGAACTTATGGAGAATATAGAGTACGTGATACATACTTGTTGCACAATAAAAAAACAAGTAGTTGAAAATGATGAAAAAGATAATGGCGAAAGAATGATATTGAATTTCGGACACACAATAGGTCATGCAGTAGAAGAGTTTTTTAATTATGAAAAATTTACGCATGGTGAATGTGTAGCATATGGAATGTATGCAATAAGTAAAAATAGCGAAAAAATGGGGATTACTAAAGAAGGAACAAGTGAAAGATTAAAGAATGTAATTAAGAAATACGAATTACCGCATGTTGTAAGTCAAATTGAAAATGAAAAGATTTATGAAATAGCATCATTGGATAAAAAGAGCAGGGGAAGCTTTATAAATTTAATTCTTATAAAGGAAATAGGAAATTGTTTTATAAAGAAAGTAGATAATAAAGAAGCTTGTAAGTATTTACGTGTAGTTTGA
- a CDS encoding prephenate dehydrogenase produces the protein MEDGDFNINLTIVGLGLIGGSYAKAFKEKNKGHIWGIDVDKNTLKKAAEMNIIDDGYSIENAQIPLEKSDVVVIAIYPEALLNFIRSNLNNFKKGAIITDTLGIKEHNIKYIQSILGDKAEFIGGHPMAGKEVSGFLNASKEIFEDANYILTPTAKNKKETTDFMRKFIKSIGFKSIVEVTPEKHDEIIAFTSQLPHIMAVSLMNLSNCEDIKYFIGGSFRDTTRVAAINSDLWCQLFIRNKKNIIKCIDDFQKNMTKIRNYIEKEDINDIKKFLKEAASKKEEII, from the coding sequence ATGGAGGATGGAGATTTTAATATTAATTTAACTATTGTAGGGCTTGGACTTATAGGAGGATCTTATGCTAAGGCCTTTAAAGAAAAAAATAAGGGACACATATGGGGAATAGATGTAGATAAGAATACTCTTAAAAAGGCAGCTGAAATGAATATAATTGATGATGGATATAGTATAGAAAATGCACAGATTCCACTTGAAAAATCTGATGTTGTGGTAATTGCCATATATCCAGAAGCACTTTTAAACTTTATTAGAAGTAATTTGAATAATTTTAAAAAAGGTGCAATTATAACAGATACTCTTGGAATAAAGGAACATAACATAAAATATATACAGAGTATTTTGGGAGATAAGGCTGAATTTATAGGAGGCCACCCTATGGCAGGTAAAGAAGTAAGCGGATTTCTAAATGCATCTAAAGAGATATTTGAAGATGCAAATTATATATTAACACCTACAGCAAAAAATAAGAAAGAAACTACAGATTTTATGAGAAAATTTATAAAAAGCATTGGTTTTAAATCTATAGTTGAAGTAACCCCTGAAAAGCATGATGAAATAATAGCATTTACAAGTCAGCTTCCGCATATAATGGCTGTCTCACTTATGAATTTAAGTAATTGTGAGGATATAAAATACTTTATTGGCGGAAGTTTTAGAGATACAACGAGAGTAGCTGCTATAAATTCAGATTTATGGTGTCAGCTTTTTATAAGAAATAAAAAAAATATTATTAAATGTATAGATGATTTTCAGAAAAACATGACTAAGATACGAAATTATATAGAAAAAGAAGATATTAATGATATTAAAAAGTTTTTAAAAGAAGCTGCTTCTAAAAAGGAGGAAATAATTTGA
- the aroF gene encoding 3-deoxy-7-phosphoheptulonate synthase: MVIIFKQNTEKSVIEKIKKEVESEGCQTTVSQGKDYIVVGVVGDTSRVNFERIQANENVDKVVRVQEPYKKAGRHFHPQDTIVDIEGNKIGGKRLAVIAGPCSVESEEQIIEIATRVKQSGANFLRGGAFKPRTSPYSFQGLELEGLELLKIAKKETGLPIVTEIMSTDFIDRFVEDVDVIQVGARNMQNFTLLKELGKTKKTILLKRGLSATIEEFLMAAEYIMSEGNENVVLCERGIRTFETYTRNTLDLSVVPAIKKLSHLPIIIDPSHAAGMWWMVEPLAKAAVAVGADGLMIEVHNDPANAKSDGQQSIKPDKFDEVMKKVRAIAEIEGKEV, from the coding sequence ATGGTTATAATTTTTAAACAAAATACTGAAAAGTCAGTAATCGAAAAAATCAAAAAAGAGGTAGAAAGCGAAGGTTGTCAAACAACAGTATCACAAGGTAAGGACTATATTGTTGTTGGTGTAGTGGGGGATACAAGTAGAGTGAATTTTGAGAGAATTCAGGCAAATGAAAATGTTGATAAAGTTGTGAGAGTTCAAGAACCATACAAAAAGGCTGGAAGGCATTTTCATCCACAGGACACTATTGTGGATATAGAAGGAAATAAAATAGGCGGGAAAAGACTTGCAGTTATAGCAGGACCTTGTTCTGTAGAAAGTGAAGAACAGATAATTGAAATTGCTACTAGAGTAAAACAAAGTGGTGCAAATTTCTTAAGAGGCGGAGCTTTTAAGCCAAGAACTTCACCTTACAGTTTTCAAGGTTTAGAACTAGAAGGTTTAGAACTTCTTAAAATTGCAAAAAAAGAGACAGGACTTCCTATAGTAACAGAAATCATGAGTACAGATTTTATTGATAGATTTGTAGAAGATGTTGATGTTATACAAGTAGGAGCAAGAAATATGCAAAACTTCACTCTTCTTAAGGAACTTGGAAAAACAAAAAAGACAATACTTTTAAAAAGAGGTTTAAGTGCAACAATTGAAGAGTTTCTTATGGCGGCTGAGTACATAATGTCAGAGGGAAATGAAAATGTTGTCTTATGTGAAAGAGGAATAAGAACATTTGAAACTTACACTAGAAATACACTGGATTTAAGTGTCGTACCAGCAATAAAAAAATTAAGTCATCTACCGATAATTATTGATCCTAGTCATGCTGCAGGAATGTGGTGGATGGTTGAACCTTTAGCTAAAGCAGCTGTGGCAGTTGGAGCAGATGGACTTATGATAGAAGTTCACAATGATCCAGCAAATGCTAAAAGTGATGGACAACAATCAATAAAACCAGACAAGTTCGATGAAGTTATGAAAAAGGTTAGAGCAATTGCAGAAATAGAAGGAAAAGAAGTATAG
- a CDS encoding YibE/F family protein has translation MLFQKKLFFSNSNNHKKNIIMFIILLLLLIIGIYFVNSNEDTYKKSIAKIIYVTNKNSKTETSTGKYEPIKNQYITAIILNGKYSGKKINLQNAVSYSEVNDINLRVNDEVFISYSENTQNKPTSFKILELKRDKYIFYIAFIFILLMIIISGKIGIRSLGSVLINIVIFYAIIELFLHNFSLVFIFLFSLLIFTFSSLFMVSGINKKSISAIVSTIIGTTITILIALISIKLNNSNGVRFEEMEFLTHPPEKMFYIELLIGTLGAVMDIAISISSSINELYTKNPNIEKKSLIKSGLEIGKDIMGTMSNTMLFAYISGSIPFIILLLRNQTPLYNIINENLSLEIIRALTGSIGIVLSIPISIFISIVLLNNKKIGEFIKS, from the coding sequence ATGTTGTTTCAAAAAAAGCTATTTTTTTCAAACTCAAATAATCACAAAAAAAACATAATTATGTTTATAATTTTGCTACTGTTATTAATTATTGGTATATACTTTGTAAATTCAAATGAAGACACATATAAAAAAAGCATCGCTAAAATAATATATGTAACTAATAAAAATTCAAAAACGGAGACCTCAACTGGTAAATATGAACCTATAAAAAATCAATATATAACTGCAATTATTTTAAACGGAAAATATTCCGGAAAAAAAATAAATTTACAAAATGCAGTTTCATATTCTGAGGTAAATGACATAAATCTAAGAGTAAATGATGAAGTATTTATATCTTATTCCGAGAATACTCAAAACAAACCCACTTCTTTTAAAATACTTGAGTTAAAGCGTGATAAATACATATTCTACATAGCTTTTATTTTCATATTACTTATGATCATTATATCCGGAAAAATAGGCATACGCTCTTTAGGTAGTGTATTAATCAACATAGTAATTTTCTATGCAATAATTGAACTTTTCTTACATAATTTTAGTCTTGTATTTATATTTTTATTTTCACTACTAATTTTTACTTTTTCGTCTTTATTTATGGTATCGGGTATAAATAAAAAATCAATTTCAGCAATAGTTTCTACCATAATTGGAACTACTATAACTATTTTAATAGCCTTAATATCAATAAAGTTAAATAATTCAAATGGCGTTCGTTTTGAAGAAATGGAATTTTTAACTCATCCACCCGAAAAAATGTTCTATATAGAGCTTCTAATCGGTACTCTAGGAGCTGTTATGGATATAGCTATTTCAATTTCATCCTCCATAAATGAACTATATACTAAAAATCCAAATATAGAAAAAAAATCTCTTATAAAATCAGGATTAGAAATAGGAAAAGATATTATGGGAACTATGTCAAACACAATGTTATTTGCCTACATTAGTGGAAGTATTCCTTTCATAATACTACTTCTTAGGAATCAAACACCACTTTATAACATAATAAATGAAAATTTATCTCTTGAGATAATAAGAGCTCTCACAGGTAGCATAGGAATTGTACTTAGTATACCAATTTCCATATTCATATCTATAGTACTATTAAACAACAAAAAGATAGGAGAGTTTATAAAATCATGA
- a CDS encoding YibE/F family protein, protein MNVPFLLLIILFILMLLVGGKRGLKSFFTLILNFLIMIILLILIGAKFDPLNVTIIGCIIITLTTLFFINSINLKTVSSLISVIIVVIGTLILTYYLSNRSQIQGFGKEQAESLGYLSTYVQLNFSKIVSCQILLGLLGAIIDVSISISSSLQELYSNNPSHTKNELFKSGINIGKDILGTMTNTLLFAYIGGFMTLSIYFGEIHYSFYDIINTKVFCSEVFQSFCSGIGIILIIPVTSFIASRLLFHKKANI, encoded by the coding sequence ATGAATGTTCCATTTTTATTACTAATTATTCTTTTTATTTTGATGCTTTTAGTTGGTGGAAAAAGAGGTTTAAAATCGTTTTTCACTCTTATTTTGAACTTTTTAATTATGATAATTCTTTTAATTTTAATAGGTGCAAAATTTGATCCTTTAAATGTAACTATAATTGGTTGCATAATCATAACACTTACTACTTTGTTTTTTATTAATAGTATTAATTTAAAGACCGTATCTTCCCTAATCTCCGTTATTATAGTAGTTATTGGCACTTTAATTTTAACTTACTATTTAAGTAACAGATCCCAAATTCAAGGCTTTGGAAAAGAGCAAGCTGAGTCCTTAGGTTATCTTTCTACATATGTTCAGTTGAACTTTTCTAAAATAGTATCTTGTCAAATACTATTAGGTCTCCTTGGCGCTATAATAGATGTGTCTATATCAATATCTTCATCATTACAGGAACTATATTCAAACAATCCTTCACATACTAAAAATGAATTATTTAAATCTGGCATTAATATCGGTAAAGATATACTTGGAACTATGACCAACACACTCCTTTTCGCTTATATAGGTGGATTTATGACTCTATCTATATATTTCGGTGAAATTCATTATTCTTTTTACGACATAATCAACACCAAAGTATTTTGCTCAGAAGTATTTCAAAGTTTTTGCAGCGGTATAGGAATAATCCTGATAATACCTGTAACCTCTTTTATAGCTTCCAGACTTTTATTTCATAAAAAAGCTAATATATAA
- a CDS encoding LTA synthase family protein, protein MDKFLNKIKSTKFDVFFIVTFVILIAKFSIFIGFITITNAGAIEAFNGFFNIASYAIFIIFTLGYLSIAFLFKNRSRGASLIVLNLIMSIILLGDLWYYRGFNSFLSLHLLKETTNLDNLQDSIFAMVHKEDVMFIIDLIVITVVYIFSKNTYKSCKRNVKLFGIFMIVAILYIPTSIKIFHNYTYSYWVGSRWNPIYTMKRISPIGYHVYDSMDFFSDLKPLALSKGEKAKISSWYKNNKENLPDNKYKGMFKGKNLLVIQVESLENFVINQKINGQEVTPNLNKLLNNSIYFSNYHENVNLGVSSDADLMTNTSLYPVRRGSTFFRFPDNKYNSLPDVMGKYGYYSMAIHPDKAMYWNWMPALSAMGGFDKTIDSSHFNEYEKINLGISDGAYLKQLEPMIVSEKKPFYDFVVTLTNHTPFVLPTKYRELKLDNAFDSTEMGGYMQCIHYTDKQIGIFLDNLKKAGVLQNTVVVIYGDHTGIHKYFQSEIPKMSGVKNWMINDEMKIPLIIYDGDGKMQGEEKTVTGGQIDLMPTILYTMGVDKKYYMDTVMGRNLLNTKKDYDLLTNGKILGNPSLEDKKHLSGSFNVSDDIIQGQYYGVKK, encoded by the coding sequence ATGGATAAATTTTTAAATAAGATTAAAAGTACGAAATTCGATGTGTTTTTTATAGTAACTTTTGTTATTTTGATTGCAAAGTTTTCTATATTTATTGGTTTTATAACTATAACTAATGCGGGCGCTATAGAGGCATTCAATGGTTTTTTCAATATAGCTTCCTATGCTATTTTTATTATATTTACGCTTGGGTATTTGTCTATAGCATTTTTATTTAAGAATAGGTCAAGAGGTGCATCCTTAATAGTTTTAAATTTAATTATGTCTATAATTCTTTTGGGTGATCTTTGGTATTATAGAGGTTTTAATTCATTTTTATCACTGCATTTACTTAAAGAAACAACAAATTTGGACAACCTTCAAGACAGTATATTTGCCATGGTTCACAAAGAAGATGTAATGTTTATAATTGATTTGATAGTTATTACGGTGGTGTACATATTTTCCAAAAATACATATAAGAGTTGCAAAAGAAATGTAAAGCTTTTTGGTATTTTTATGATAGTTGCTATATTGTATATTCCAACTTCAATAAAAATATTTCACAATTATACATATAGTTATTGGGTAGGTTCTAGATGGAATCCAATATATACAATGAAAAGAATATCTCCTATAGGATATCATGTATATGATAGTATGGATTTTTTTAGTGATTTAAAGCCACTTGCGCTAAGTAAGGGAGAAAAGGCTAAAATATCTAGTTGGTATAAAAATAATAAAGAAAATTTACCGGATAATAAGTATAAAGGTATGTTTAAGGGAAAAAATTTGTTGGTAATACAGGTAGAATCTCTTGAAAACTTTGTAATAAATCAGAAAATAAATGGACAAGAAGTTACTCCTAATTTAAATAAGTTGCTTAATAATAGCATATATTTTTCAAATTATCACGAAAATGTAAACTTAGGAGTTAGCTCTGATGCTGATTTAATGACCAATACCTCATTGTATCCTGTTAGAAGAGGTAGTACATTTTTTAGATTTCCAGATAATAAGTATAACTCTCTTCCTGATGTGATGGGTAAATACGGGTATTACTCTATGGCAATACATCCTGATAAAGCAATGTATTGGAATTGGATGCCAGCATTAAGTGCAATGGGGGGCTTTGATAAAACTATAGATTCCTCACATTTTAATGAATATGAAAAAATAAATTTAGGCATATCCGATGGTGCCTATTTAAAGCAACTTGAACCTATGATAGTAAGTGAGAAGAAACCTTTTTATGATTTTGTTGTTACCCTCACTAACCATACACCATTTGTTTTGCCAACTAAGTATAGAGAGCTTAAACTTGATAATGCTTTTGATAGTACAGAAATGGGTGGATATATGCAGTGTATTCACTACACCGATAAGCAAATTGGTATCTTTTTAGATAATTTAAAGAAGGCAGGAGTACTTCAAAATACCGTAGTTGTAATTTATGGAGATCATACAGGTATACATAAGTATTTTCAAAGTGAAATTCCTAAAATGTCGGGAGTTAAGAATTGGATGATAAATGATGAAATGAAAATACCTCTTATAATATATGATGGAGACGGTAAGATGCAGGGAGAAGAAAAGACTGTAACAGGAGGACAAATAGATTTAATGCCTACAATTCTATATACTATGGGAGTTGATAAGAAGTATTATATGGATACTGTTATGGGGAGAAATCTTCTAAATACTAAAAAGGATTATGATCTTTTAACTAACGGAAAAATTTTAGGTAATCCATCTTTGGAGGATAAAAAACATCTTTCGGGCTCATTTAATGTAAGTGATGATATTATACAAGGACAATATTATGGTGTGAAAAAATAG